One part of the Tachysurus vachellii isolate PV-2020 chromosome 6, HZAU_Pvac_v1, whole genome shotgun sequence genome encodes these proteins:
- the zdhhc16a gene encoding palmitoyltransferase ZDHHC16A — MRLCSCAVHVLVRWMRSCSRRSRNRLPRRLREPLSYTRLLLNSLCHNSLLNCDLVTDSLFEPVFWMVDVITRWFGMVFVFLVIVLTSSVLLVAYWGLLPLALNTYPVGWIAWHICYGNWNLVMIVFHYYKATTTSPGHPPKMKTDIAFVSVCKKCIMPKPARTHHCGICKTCILKMDHHCPWLNNCVGHFNHRYFFSFCLYMTLGCIYCSISGRNLFTDAYHALDHMKQMDLEKQGVPVTGVGLLIGILPQETLTQKSEISASVSYTFKDRMFHKSIIYMWVLTSTVAVALGALTLWHAVLISRGETSIERHINSKEAKRMAKQGKIYKNPFNYGKLNNWKVFFGVEKRSHWLTRVLLPSGHSPYGDGLTWDIYPIKKDMMAV; from the exons ATGcgtctgtgttcctgtgccGTGCATGTGTTGGTGCGATGGATGCGCAGCTGCTCCAGGCGCAGTCGCAACCGCCTGCCTCGGAGACTGCGGGAGCCTCTGAGCTACACCAGACTCCTCCTGAATTCCCTCTGCCACAACTCTCTCCTCAACTGTGACCTTGTGACCGATTCCCTATTTGAGCCGGTCTTCTGGATGGTAGATGTTATCACCCGCTGGTTCGGGATG GTTTTTGTGTTTCTAGTGATAGTTCTCACCAGTTCTGTCCTCTTAGTCGCATATTGGGGCCTCCTCCCTTTGGCTCTGAATACATATCCTGTTGGTTGGATAGCATGGCACATATGCTACGGAAACTGGAACTTAGTGATGATTGTCTTCCACTACTACAAGGCCACAACAACGTCTCCTGGACACCCTCCAAAG atgAAGACTGACATTGCATTCGTGTCCGTCTGCAAAAAGTGTATAATGCCCAAACCAGCAAGAACTCATCACTGTGGCATTTGCAAAAC GTGTATATTGAAAATGGACCATCACTGTC CTTGGCTGAACAACTGTGTTGGTCATTTCAACCACCGTTACTtcttctccttctgtctctaCATGACACTCGGTTGTATATACTGCAGCATCAGTGGCCGTAACCTCTTCACCGATGCGTATCACGCCTTAGAC CACATGAAGCAGATGGACTTGGAAAAACAGGGTGTTCCAGTGACAGGTGTAGGTCTGCTCATAGGAATCCTTCCTCAAGAAACTCTAACTCAGAAG AGTGAAATTTCTGCATCAGTATCTTACACTTTTAAGGACCGGATGTTTCATAAGAGTATTATCTACATGTGGGTGCTTACTAG CACAGTAGCCGTTGCTTTAGGAGCTCTGACCTTGTGGCATGCTGTGCTCATCTCCCGTGGAGAGACCAGTATTGAGAGGCACATCAACAGTAAAGAGGCCAAACGCATGGCAAAGCAGGGAAAA ATTTATAAGAATCCATTCAACTATGGGAAACTGAACAACTGGAAGGTGTTTTTTGGAGTCGAGAAGAGAAG TCACTGGCTAACTCGGGTTTTGCTGCCTTCTGGACACAGTCCTTATGGTGACGGGCTGACATGGGACATCTACCCGATTAAAAAAGACATGATGGCAGTCTAA
- the mettl18 gene encoding histidine protein methyltransferase 1 homolog: protein MAFSFNFDISLRLKQNCNNNSTLDEKEENENQDTTKNQSQVEEASTPKKVKEAQEHKHAPDLLSNIENSVPETVTIGSLPPLLYLNESVFEQTAPERDDAEKVLSQTITQNTDLITGVYEGGLKIWEGTYDLLEYIDDEGEMFSGRRVLDLGCGAGILGILALKRGASKVHFQDYNSTVIEQLTIPNIFLNCEEEGGEENRGDEDDSPAPKRRSMEKNHTLVDRCSFFSGDWVSFLSLIQSQDPTLKYDLIFTSETIYNTDYYPSLHDVFQKLLSEHGCVYLATKSHYFGVGGGLYLFERFVEEKNVFQIKSLRELDQGLKRHIVSLRFKKSLL, encoded by the exons ATGGCATTTAGTTTTAATTTTGATATTTCATTGCGGTTAAAGCAGAACTGTAACAATAACAGCACGCTggatgagaaagaagaaaatgaaaatcaaGATACGACGAAGAACCAAAGCCAGGTTGAA GAGGCCAGTACACCTAAGAAGGTGAAGGAAGCTCAAGAGCATAAACATGCACCAGATCTTCTTTCCAACATTGAGAACTCAGTCCCTGAGACAGTCACTATAGGTTCATTACCACCTCTTCTTTACCTCAACGAATCTGTTTTTGAGCAAACTGCTCCTGAGCGAGACGATGCTGAGAAGGTCCTGTCTCAAACCATCACCCAAAACACTGATCTTATAACCGGAGTGTATGAAGGAGGACTTAAAATCTGGGAAGGCACCTATGATCTGCTCGAGTATATAGATGATGAAGGGGAGATGTTCTCTGGAAGAAGGGTGTTAGACCTGGGCTGTGGCGCAGGGATCCTTGGCATTCTTGCATTAAAGAGAGGTGCAAGCAAAGTCCACTTCCAGGATTATAACAGCACTGTGATCGAGCAGCTTACAATCCCAAATATATTCCTCAACTGTGAGGAAGAGGGTGGTGAAGAGAATAGAGGAGATGAAGATGACAGCCCAGCACCTAAACGACGATCTATGGAGAAAAATCACACACTCGTAGATCGGTGCAGTTTTTTCTCAGGGGACTGGGTTTCGTTTCTCTCACTGATACAAAGTCAAGATCCCACATTGAAATATGATCTGATCTTTACATCAGAAACGATTTACAACACAGATTACTATCCTTCTCTTCATGACGTGTTTCAGAAATTGCTTTCTGAGCATGGTTGTGTCTATTTGGCAACCAAGTCTCACTATTTTGGAGTTGGAGGTGGACTGTATTTGTTTGAAAGGtttgtggaagaaaaaaatgtattccaaATCAAATCTTTAAGGGAACTGGATCAGGGACTTAAACGGCACATTGTTTCTTTGAGGTTCAAGAAATCACTCTTGTAG